In the Vibrio sp. FE10 genome, CACATGTTGCTGGCTTTTTCGATCTTTAAACTTAGCAATCCCCTTTCACTATCAAACCTCAGATTCGGCTCAAATCCATATCTTCTTTAAATCCCTTAAGCTACTGGTTGCTATAACAATCATCAATGGTATTTGATAGAGTTATCCGAAACCTAGACCAAAACGGAATATTTGTTATGAAGAAAGTCGCGTTGATACTTTTCCTAGCCACTCAGTTAATGGCATGTACCGAGGTTGGCAGTGAAGCTTGGTGTGCGGATATGAAAGAGAAGCCTAAAGGCGACTGGACGGCTAATGAAGCCGGTGATTTTGCTAAGCATTGTATTTTCTAAATAGGCACTAACTACTCCAGAGTTTTTCTA is a window encoding:
- a CDS encoding DUF3012 domain-containing protein, which codes for MKKVALILFLATQLMACTEVGSEAWCADMKEKPKGDWTANEAGDFAKHCIF